The window ATCTGCCGGCGGACAGGATGCCGAAGCGGCGGGATCCTCCCGAGGGCTTTCTCTTCACGGCGAACACGGATCCGTTCGGCTTCACGCAGGACGGCGTGGTGGAGAACGACCCCTATTATTACGGCGCGTTCTACGCGAACGGCTTCCGGGGATACCGGATCGAGCAGGCGATCGAGGAGCTCGTCGCGTCGGGCGCGAAGGTCGATCGCGCGGCGATGGAGGAGCTGCAACGCGACGTGCGGAGCCCACTCGCCGATACGATCGTGCCGCTCCTGGAAGAGGCGCTCGCGAACGTGGAGGCGGATCCGGCGCTCGCCGCGTACAAGGGTCGGGCGGATCTCGTGGCGTACGCGGCGAAGCTCTCGGCGTGGGATCGAGAGATGCGGGCGGATCGCGGCGAGCCCGTGATGTTCAACGCGCTCGTCTGGTTCGCGGCGCGGCGCGTGTTCGAGAAGCCGATGACGTCGGCGCTCTTCGGCGCGATCCACGAGGCCTCACCGCCGTTTTTCCTGGGCATGCTGCACAACGTGCTCACGAACCGGTTCGCCGACGCCTCGTACTTCGCGCCGGACGGGGCGCGCGTGCTGCTGCTCGCGGCGCTCGACGAGGCGTCCGCGTGGATCACGACGCGCTTCGGCTCGATCGACGCGGACTTCGAGCTCGGCGACGTGCAAGGCGCGCTCTTCCAGTCGGACCTGCCGGGGAGCGCGTGGGACACGGAGCCGATGGCCGTGGGCGGCGCGTCGGACACGATCAACGTCGCGCCGACGCGGTTCTTCGACGGTAACGAGCCGGCCGCGTACTTCGAGTCGACGGAGATGTCGCTCTACCGCATGGTCGTGGGCTTCGCGGCGGACGGGACGCCCGAGGCCACGGTGAACTTCGGGCGGGGCAACAGCGCCGAGCCGGACAGCCCGCATTACGACGACCAGGACGCGGCGTGGACGAGCGTGACGTACGCGCCGCTGCCGTTCCGGCGCGCCGACGTGGAGGCCCGAGAGGAGTCGCGGGTGATACTCGCCGGCGGAGGCAAGTAGCGCCCGCGGCGGGCAAAAGGTAAAAAGAGGCTGCCATGAGCAAGCGCCCGCCTTCCCCCGAGGATCGCCCCTTCCGCGACGCGTTCCAGAGCTTCGCCGGTCGCGTGCGGCGGCGCCTCGCTTTCGAACGGATGCTCTCGGGCGCCGCGATCGGGCTCGTGCTCGGCGCGGGCGCGGCGGCGGCGGCGTGGCAGACGCGGCACGGCGCGCTGCGGCCGTGGATGGCCGCGGGCGGCGCGCTCGGCGCGGCAGCAGGCGCGATCGTGGCGCGGCGCAAGCGCTGGCGGGACGAGGAGGTCGCGCTCTTCCTGGACGGGCGCCTCGGCGGCAAGGAGTCGATCGCCACGGCGATCGAGCTCGACCGCGAGGACGAGCGGGACGATCCGGCGCGGGCCGTGGTGCTGTCGCAGGCGCAGACGGTGCTCGAAAAGGCGAGCCCGAAGGACGCGCGCCCGCGGTTCGTCCGGATCCATCACCTCGCGATCCCGCTCGGGCTCGCGGCGATCGGGTACATGAGCCTGCTGCCTTTGCCCGCGCTCCCGCCCCCGCCGCCGGCGCCGCCCGGGGTCGAGCAGGTCAAGCTCGCGGACATCAAGGGGCTCGACAAGATCATCGACCTCGCGAACACGAACGCGCGCGACGACGCGCAACGCAAGCGGCTCGACAAGATCGCCGAGGACGCGAAGAAGCTGCGCCAGAAGCTCCGCGAGGGCATGGAGAAGCGCGAGGCGCAGGCCCAGATCGGCAAGCTCAAGGACGCGATCACGGCCGAGCGCCTGTCGCTCGGCGACGGCGAGCAGCGGCAGGGCCTGGAGAGCGCGCTCGGCAAGCTCGCGGAGAACCCGGACCTCTCGGACGCGGCCAAGGCGCTCGGCGACAGGGACCTCGTGTCGTTCGACGACGCGATGGAGGACCTCGCGAACAAGCTCGAGAAGCAGGACCGCGAGCGCGCGAAGAAGACGCTCGAAGAGGCGGCCGAGGCCGCGCGCAAGCAGAACGCGCCGGACGTGGCCAAGGCGCTCGAGGAGCAGAAGAAGCGCCTCGAGGAGATGGCCAAGAAGAACGAGAAGCTGAAGGAGCTCGGCGAGGCGATCGGCGAAGGTCTGTCCGAGGACGCGAAGGAAGCGCTGAAGGATCCGGGCAGCGGCAAGGGCGGCTCGAAGGAGCAGCAGAAGCTCGCGGAGAAGCTCGAGGAGGCGCTGGGGAAGCTCACGCCCGAGGAGCGCAAGCGGCTCGCCGAGAACATGAAGAAGCGCGCCGCGCAGATGAGCGGCGAGGAGGCGCCGGGCGAGGGGCCGAGCAAGGAGCAGCTCGAGGAGCTCGCCGAAGAGCTCGGCTCCGAGGAGGGCCAGAAGCGGCTCGCGGAGGAGCTCAAGAAGATGGCCGAGCCCGAGCCCGAGGGCAGCGAGGAAGGCGAGCGGCAGAAGCGGCTCGAGGACGCGCAGAAGGGCCTCGGCGAGGCCGAAGGGCAGCTCGGCGGCGCGCCGATGCCGGTGCCGATGCCCGGACAGGGCGGGCCGGGGAACAAGCCCGGGTCAGGGAACAAGCCGGGCGGCAAGAACGGTAACGGCGGGCCGGGATCGGGCGGCAAGGACCAGGGGCAGCCGTTCGCCGGCCACAGCGAGGGCGGCGGGCCAGGCGATCACAAGGGGCAGACGGGCGTGGTGGATGGACCGGGCGTGAAGGCGCGCGCGACGGGGCCGATCAACAAGGGAAAGCCGATGCCGGGGCTCGTCATGGGACGGACGACGGGGCGCGCGGGTGAATCGGCGAACATCCAGGGGACGGGCGCGCTCGGGCAGGCGGCGGCGGGCGAGCTCGGGGCGATCGAGCGCAGCGACGTGCCGGAAGAGTACCGCGAGCAGGTCGGGCGCTATTTCCAGCCCAAGTAACGCCCATCCGCGGCTACGCTGCGCCTCGGCATGACGACGACGGGCGACTTTCAGAAGAGGCTCGAGCGAGCCCGCGAGGCGAGCGCGCGCCTCAAGGACGCGATCGGGCAGGTGATCGTGGGCCAGGGCGAGGTCGTGGAGCAGGCGCTCTGGGGGCTCGTGGCCGGCGGGCACGTGCTGCTCGAGGGCGCGCCGGGGCTCGGCAAGACGCTGCTCGTGCGCACGATCGCGAGCTGCCTCGACCTGAAATTCTCGCGCATCCAGTTCACGCCCGACCTCATGCCGAGCGACGTGACGGGCACGAACATCCTCGTGACCTCGGCCGACGGTTCGAGGCACTTCGCCCTGCACAAAGGGCCGATCTTCGGCCAGGTCGTGCTCGCGGACGAGATCAACCGCGCGACGCCGAAGACGCAGAGTTCGTTGCTCGAGGCGATGCAGGAGCACGCGTGCACGATCGGCGGCGTGCGGCACGCGATGGAAGAGCCGTTTTTCGTGCTCGCCACGGAGAACCCGATCGAGATGGAAGGGACGTACCCGCTGCCCGAGGCGCAGCTCGATCGGTTCCTGCTCAAGGTGATGGTGCCGAGCCCGACCGAGGACGAGATGACCGAGATCCTCGCGCGGACGACGGGGCAACCGAAGGACGCGCCGCCGAAGGTGCTCGATCGCGACGAGGTGCTCGCCATCCGCTCGGCGTGCCGCGACGTCGCCGTGGCCGAGCCGATCATGCGCTTCGCCTCGCGCCTCGTGCGCGCGAGTGATCCGACGACACAAGGCGCGCCCGACCTCGTGCGGCGCGCGATCCGCTACGGCGCGGGCGTGCGCGGCGCGCAGTCGCTCGTGCTCGCGGCGAAGGCCGTGAGCGTGCTCGAGGGCCGCGCGCACGTCTCGTTCGGCGACGTGCAGCGCGTCGCCAAGCCCGTGTTGCGCCACCGCCTGATCCGATCGTTCGAGGGCGAGGCCGACGGGGTCTCGACCGATCAGGTGGTCGACGCGCTCGTGGAGAGCGTGCCCGCTCGCCCGGAGAACGTGGAGCAGGCGATCCGTCGATGAGGCTCCGCGCGCTCTCGCTGGTCCCGATCCTCGCGCTCGTTTCGCTGCGAGCGCTCGCCGAGCCCGCGCCGAACACGGCCGCGACCTCCATCGAGCCGCTGCCCGCTCCGTCCGGCCCCACCGCCGCGCCGGGGCGCAGCGTGGCCCTCGAGGTCTCGCCGCTGCTCGGGTCGACCTCGCCGACGCCCGCGGGCTGGAGCGGCTTCCTCGTGCGGGTGCAGAACAACGAGGCGAAGCCCTTGCGGGGCGAGGTCGAGGTGCTCTCGCGGCTGCACTCGAACCAGCAGCGCTTCCGCGCGACGGCGCCCTTCGTCGTCGGCGCGGGGACGAGCGTGATCGTGCGGCTGCCGACGCACGGCAACGTCTACGGCGAGACGAAGGTCGTCGCGCGGGACGACGCGGGCAACGAGCTCGGCACGCACACGACGGCCGTGACGAACGTGCAGGAGGTCTTCCTGCTCGACGTGAGCGAGACGTCGCGGCTGAAGGGCGCGATCGGCGACGCGTCGATCTCGCCGCTCTTCTCGCCGTGGGGCGGCTACGGCACGTACGGCTCGGGGCCGCAGATCAAGGTGGGATCGCCGCGCTTCGATCCGGCGACGGGAGATCCGATCCTGCCCGATCGCGCCGCGCTCTACGCGCCTGCGTCGGCGGTGCTGCTGCGCTCGGACGTGCTCGTGAAGATCGGCGCGGCCGAGCTCGAGGCGCTCAGCGGGTACGTGCTCGCGGGCGGCACGCTCGCCGTCGCGCTCGCGCGGCCCGAGGATCTCAGGAGCCCCGTGCTCGCCGCCTTCGCGGGCGGCGAGATCACGCAGACCTCGCCGCACTCCGAGACGCTGAAGGAGCTCGTCCTCCCCGCGGCGCCCTCGAACGCGACGAAGGAGATCCCGTTCGCCGAGGCGCCGAGCGAGGAGATCGGCAAGGCGCTCGCCGGCTTCTCGGGCGGCAACCTGCGCGGCAGCCGTTACGGGGCCTCCGCGACGTATGGCCTCGGCGAGGTCCACCTGCTCGCCTTCGATCCCACGCGCAAGCCCACCGTGGACGACCCGTGGGTGCAGGGGCGCGTGCTCGATCTGACGCGCAGGGCCTTCGATCGGAAGAGCAGCGTCGTCTACCGCCAGGGCGGCTCGCCCGGCACGGTGGACCTCGATCGTGTGCGCCAGGAGCTCGATCCGAACGAGGGCTCGCGCTGGGCCATCGCGGTCGCGGCGCTCTTGCTGATCGTCTACGCGGTCCTCGCCGGGCCGATGAACTTCACGATGAACGCGAACAAGGGCAAACCCCTGCGCGCGCTCGTCTGGCTGCCGATCCTCTCGGCGGCCGCGTTCCTCGCCGTGGTGCTCATCGGCCTCGTCGCGAAGGGCCTCTCGGGCAGGTCGCGTCACCTCACGCTCGTCGAGGCGGGCGCGGGGATGACGAAGGGCACGGCGCGGCGGTGGCGCGGCTTCTTCACGCCTCGATCGAAGGACCTCACGGTCCGCACGAGTGACGGGACGAGCGTGGTCACGACCGCGGTCGTGGCCTCGCCGGCGACGATCGACGATCACATGCTCGTCGATCGCGACGGCGCGCGGCTCGTCGATCTCGCGCTCTTGCCCTGGCAAACCGTGGTCGTGCGCGAGGACGGGTTCGCCGACGTGGGCGAGGGGATCTCCATCGTGCACGAGGGCGAGCAGGACACGGCCGTGACGAACCGCAGCGGCCGCGATCTGCGGGCCGCGTTGCTCGTCTTGCCGGGCGTCACGCCGCGGTACTTCCCGATGATCAAGGACGGCGAGAAGGTGCTCGCGAGCGCGGGCAAGGACTGGAAGACCTCGACGCAGGGGGCCGGGTGGCTCCGGCAGGTCAGCGGCACGCGTCGCGCCGGATCGCTGGATCTGCACCCGCTCGGCTCGACCCACCTGCGCACGCTGCTCGAGCCCGACGCGCCCGGGCTCGGCGAGGCGTGGTGGGCCGTGGAGGACAGTGCGGGCGGGCTCGTGGACTGGTTCCCCGAGGACGTGCCGGTGCTGCTCGGTCAGCTCGACGGCGGCGAAGGCAAGACCTCGGACGCGGGCCTGAAGCTCGAGCGTGATCGGCTGCTCGTGCGGATCGTCGGATACGGAGGTCGGCCGTGAGCGAGCAGAGCGCGACGCCCGAGACCTGGGAAGAGCGATCCCCCGCGACCGCGGTCGAGCCGCCTGCCGTCGTCGCCGCGGCACCGCCCACGATCCGCGTGCGCCACCTCTGGCATCGCTACGCGAACCGCGACGTCCTGCGTGACGTGACCTTCGACGTCGGCGCGGGCGAGATCTTCGGCTTCATCGGCCCGAACGGCGCCGGCAAGACCACGACGATCCGCGTGATGGCCACGCTGCTCGAGCCGATGGCCGGGCGCGTGGAGGTCGACGGGATCGACGTCACGCTCGACCCCGAGGCCGTACGCAAGGTGATCGGCTACATGCCGGATCACGCGGGCGTCTACGATCGCATCACGGTGCGCGAGTACCTCGAGTTCTTCGCGGACTCGTTCCGCGTGCCCTCGATCAGCGTCGTCGACGCGGTCCTCGAGCTGACGGACCTCGGCAAGCTGCAGGACCGCCTCGTCGCCGAGATGTCGAAGGGCATGAAGCAGAGGCTGCAGCTCGCGCGCATCCTCCTGCACGATCCGAAGGTCCTCATCCTCGACGAGCCGGCGAGTGATCTCGATCCCCGCGCTCGCATCGAGATCCGCGATCTCCTGCTGGAGCTGCGCGGCCTCGGCAAGACGATCTTCCTCTCGTCGCACATCCTCACGGAGCTCGCCGACGTCTGCACCTCGATCGGCATCCTCGAGCGCGGCCGTCTCGTCGTCGCCGGGCCGATCCACGAGATCTCGGCGCGGCTCGAGGCGGTCCGCGCGGCCGAGGCGCACGGACATGCGCCGCCGCCGCGTTACGTGCCGCCGGGCGTACGCGCGCTCGTGCCCGCGCAGGCCGCGCAAGCCGCCGCGCCCGATCCCAGCGCGCCCGTGCCCATGCCGCCGGCGGGCGTGCCTCTCGTCGCGCCTCCGGGGCCGCTCCCGACGGCCGCGCCCGCGCCGCTCCCGCAGGCGCCGAGCGTGCGTCGGGTGAAGCTACGCGTGCTCGGCAACCCCGAGGCGGCCGCGTATTTCCTGCGCGGCGGGCCCGGGATCGTCGAGGTCACGGTCATGGGCGGCGTCGTGCACGTGGGCTA is drawn from Polyangium spumosum and contains these coding sequences:
- a CDS encoding AAA family ATPase — encoded protein: MTTTGDFQKRLERAREASARLKDAIGQVIVGQGEVVEQALWGLVAGGHVLLEGAPGLGKTLLVRTIASCLDLKFSRIQFTPDLMPSDVTGTNILVTSADGSRHFALHKGPIFGQVVLADEINRATPKTQSSLLEAMQEHACTIGGVRHAMEEPFFVLATENPIEMEGTYPLPEAQLDRFLLKVMVPSPTEDEMTEILARTTGQPKDAPPKVLDRDEVLAIRSACRDVAVAEPIMRFASRLVRASDPTTQGAPDLVRRAIRYGAGVRGAQSLVLAAKAVSVLEGRAHVSFGDVQRVAKPVLRHRLIRSFEGEADGVSTDQVVDALVESVPARPENVEQAIRR
- a CDS encoding ABC transporter ATP-binding protein → MSEQSATPETWEERSPATAVEPPAVVAAAPPTIRVRHLWHRYANRDVLRDVTFDVGAGEIFGFIGPNGAGKTTTIRVMATLLEPMAGRVEVDGIDVTLDPEAVRKVIGYMPDHAGVYDRITVREYLEFFADSFRVPSISVVDAVLELTDLGKLQDRLVAEMSKGMKQRLQLARILLHDPKVLILDEPASDLDPRARIEIRDLLLELRGLGKTIFLSSHILTELADVCTSIGILERGRLVVAGPIHEISARLEAVRAAEAHGHAPPPRYVPPGVRALVPAQAAQAAAPDPSAPVPMPPAGVPLVAPPGPLPTAAPAPLPQAPSVRRVKLRVLGNPEAAAYFLRGGPGIVEVTVMGGVVHVGYTGTETKIAEMVTHLVHRNIGIVGVEPERNELERIFLEVTRGDVQ